The Phacochoerus africanus isolate WHEZ1 chromosome 3, ROS_Pafr_v1, whole genome shotgun sequence genome window below encodes:
- the MAIP1 gene encoding m-AAA protease-interacting protein 1, mitochondrial, giving the protein MALAVRLLSRLLLFRPLPGWAARLQSPGSAEVRPPWPGFCCFCRRRLGSGTTPFPRVSWALALPARGPGRPLLSPRELPATLPAFSSCSRRTYSTEDQPQQRQKTKMIILGFPNPINWVRTRIYSFLIWAYFDQEFSIAEFSEGAKQAFSHVSKLLSQCKFDLLEELVAKEALHVLKEKVTSLPDNHKHALAADIDEIVYTSTGDISIYYDEKGRKFVNILMCFWYLTSANIPSETISGASVFQVKLGDQNVETKQLLSASYEFQREFTQGVKPDWTIARIEHPKLLE; this is encoded by the exons ATGGCGCTGGCCGTACGTCTTTTATCCCGCTTACTGCTATTTCGGCCTCTGCCCGGCTGGGCCGCCCGACTCCAGAGCCCTGGTTCGGCCGAGGTGAGGCCGCCATGGCCTGGATTTTGCTGCTTCTGCCGCCGCCGCCTTGGTTCGGGAACGACCCCATTTCCTCGAGTCTCTTGGGCCTTGGCGCTGCCAGCTCGGGGTCCTGGGCGTCCCCTGCTCAGCCCTCGGGAGCTCCCTGCAACTCTCCCCGCCTTCTCTTCCTGCTCTCGGCGAACGTACAGCACGGAGGATCAGCCCCAGCAGCGCCAGAAAACCAAGATGATCATTCTGGGGTTCCCCAACCCCATCAACTGGGTTCGGACTCGAATTTACTCCTTCCTTATCTGGGCCTATTTCGACCAAGAGTTCAGCATCGCAGAATTCTCAGAGGGAGCGAAGCAG gctttttctCATGTGTCCAAGTTGCTGTCACAGTGTAAATTTGATCTATTGGAAGAACTCGTGGCCAAAGAG GCTCTACATGTATTAAAAGAAAAGGTAACTTCATTACCTGACAACCATAAACATGCCCTTGCTGCTGACATAGATGAAATTGTATACACATCTACAGGCGACATCTCCATTTACTACGATGAGAAAG GAAGGAAGTTTGTTAACATCCTGATGTGCTTTTGGTATCTAACCAGTGCCAACATCCCCAGTGAAACTATAAGTGGAGCCAGTGTGTTCCAGGTTAAGTTGGGGGATCAGAACGTGGAAACTAAACAGCTTCTTAGTGCAAGCTATGA GTTTCAGAGGGAGTTTACACAAGGAGTAAAACCTGACTGGACCATCGCACGGATTGAACACCCAAAGTTGTTAGAATAA